In a genomic window of Desulfovibrionales bacterium:
- a CDS encoding FAD-dependent oxidoreductase, which translates to MSDQGKKEPVGAVMVVGGGIAGIQAALDLANSGYYVYLVERSPAIGGTMPQLDKTFPTNDCSMCILSPKLVECGQHLNIRLITCAEVDGIHGEEGNLKVRVIKRPRYVDEDKCVGCGVCASKCPKEVKNEFNSGLDKRKAIYVPYPQAVPMKYTIDRQNCIYFRSLEAGKQGRCMACLKYCENKAIDFDQKEEALELAVGSVILSPGFEPFDPGEFDTYGYGTLPNVVTSVALERMLSASGPFRGHLVRPSDQREPKRIAWLQCVGSRDMNRCRNGYCSAVCCMYAVKEAVIAKEHSKGELDTAIFYMDMRTYGKEFEKYYQRAEQEKGVRFIRSRVHSVERVPGTDDLSIRYATEAGEVVREVFDMVVLSVGMRMSEATVNLAKRLDVHLDGYQFAETSSFAPARTSRSGVYVCGAFREPKDIPGSVMEASAAACAASQALAGARHTKTLSKMLPHETHVLRQEARVGVFVCNCGINIGGIADVPAVTAYAATLRGVVHAEENLFTCSQDTQERIRRIIREKRINRVVVASCSPRTHEPLFRSTIREAGLNPFLIEMANIRDQNTWVHQSRPEEATAKAKDLVRMAVAKVALAKPLYPKHVPVTKSALVVGGGVAGMVSALSLAEQGFSACLVEKSDSLGGQARNLSRTWKGESVEAYLEGLIDAVTRHPKVKVFLNTEVRFTSGTAGNFTTTLVSKGPELHSSKLTHGVAVLATGGRPFSTSEYLYGQNPNVLCWFDLDHMMAAAPERVKNARTAVFIQCVGSRDSERPYCSKICCTHAVTSALRLKEMNPEMDVFILYRDIRTYGAREDIYREARRKGVLFVRYGLENKPLVEEVDGELRVTVTDHVLGRPLVIRPDFITLMTAIIPSGHEELAKVFKVPTNAEGFFFEAHMKLRPVDFATEGLFVCGLAHYPKPIDETIAQAQAVAARAMTILSKDETIAGGVVAEVDQENCAACLTCVRTCPYHVPFINRHGVSEIDAAKCQGCGCCASECPASAITMHHFTDEEIAAKVGALFK; encoded by the coding sequence ATGTCTGATCAAGGGAAAAAAGAGCCTGTGGGCGCAGTGATGGTGGTAGGCGGCGGTATCGCAGGGATACAGGCCGCCCTGGACCTCGCGAATTCGGGATACTATGTGTATCTGGTGGAGAGGTCTCCGGCCATAGGGGGGACGATGCCCCAATTGGATAAGACCTTCCCCACGAACGACTGCTCAATGTGCATCCTGAGCCCGAAGCTCGTAGAATGTGGACAACACCTTAATATACGGCTGATTACCTGCGCGGAGGTTGACGGTATCCACGGCGAAGAAGGAAACCTGAAGGTTAGGGTAATAAAGCGTCCGCGGTATGTTGATGAAGATAAATGTGTGGGTTGCGGTGTTTGCGCATCAAAGTGCCCCAAAGAGGTAAAAAACGAATTCAATTCCGGCCTGGATAAACGTAAGGCCATCTACGTGCCATATCCCCAGGCCGTACCCATGAAGTACACCATTGACCGCCAGAACTGCATATATTTCAGGAGCCTTGAGGCCGGCAAACAGGGCCGGTGTATGGCCTGTCTGAAATACTGTGAGAATAAGGCCATAGATTTTGATCAGAAAGAAGAGGCGCTGGAGCTCGCAGTAGGCTCGGTTATCCTGTCGCCGGGATTTGAACCGTTTGATCCCGGTGAGTTTGACACCTATGGTTACGGCACGCTTCCCAACGTGGTGACGAGCGTTGCCCTGGAACGGATGCTCAGCGCTTCCGGTCCCTTCCGCGGACACCTGGTCCGTCCGTCCGACCAGAGGGAGCCGAAAAGGATCGCCTGGCTCCAGTGCGTGGGTTCCAGGGATATGAACCGCTGCCGGAATGGATACTGCTCGGCAGTGTGCTGTATGTACGCCGTTAAAGAAGCGGTTATCGCCAAGGAACACAGCAAGGGGGAACTTGATACCGCCATATTCTATATGGACATGCGTACCTACGGGAAAGAATTTGAAAAGTATTATCAAAGGGCGGAGCAGGAAAAGGGGGTGCGGTTTATCCGCAGCCGGGTCCATTCCGTCGAACGTGTTCCGGGTACGGATGACTTGAGTATAAGATACGCGACAGAGGCCGGGGAAGTGGTGAGAGAGGTATTTGATATGGTGGTCCTCTCCGTCGGGATGAGGATGTCGGAAGCCACCGTGAACCTGGCCAAAAGACTCGATGTACACTTGGACGGATATCAGTTTGCAGAGACCTCCAGTTTTGCCCCGGCCCGGACGTCCCGGTCCGGCGTGTACGTCTGCGGGGCCTTCCGTGAACCCAAGGATATCCCCGGCTCCGTAATGGAAGCCAGCGCGGCTGCCTGTGCCGCCTCACAGGCGCTGGCGGGCGCCCGACATACCAAGACGCTTTCCAAGATGCTGCCGCATGAAACACACGTACTCAGGCAGGAAGCAAGGGTCGGCGTGTTTGTCTGTAATTGTGGGATCAACATCGGAGGAATTGCCGACGTGCCGGCCGTAACCGCCTATGCCGCTACCCTCCGGGGGGTGGTGCACGCGGAAGAAAACCTCTTCACTTGCTCGCAGGATACGCAGGAACGCATTAGGCGGATAATTCGCGAAAAGAGAATAAACCGGGTAGTGGTGGCATCGTGCTCACCCAGGACCCATGAACCGCTCTTCCGGTCTACCATCCGGGAGGCGGGTCTCAATCCCTTCCTGATTGAAATGGCAAATATCCGGGATCAGAATACCTGGGTGCATCAGAGCCGGCCGGAAGAAGCGACCGCAAAGGCCAAAGATCTTGTGCGCATGGCGGTAGCCAAGGTGGCGCTGGCGAAGCCTCTTTACCCCAAGCATGTTCCGGTGACCAAGTCCGCCCTTGTGGTCGGAGGAGGCGTGGCCGGGATGGTGAGCGCGCTGAGCCTTGCGGAGCAGGGGTTTTCTGCCTGTCTGGTGGAAAAAAGTGATAGCCTCGGCGGGCAGGCCCGTAATCTTTCGAGGACCTGGAAGGGTGAATCGGTAGAGGCGTACCTGGAGGGGCTGATCGATGCCGTTACCCGGCATCCAAAGGTTAAGGTCTTCCTCAATACCGAGGTGCGCTTTACCTCAGGCACGGCGGGCAACTTCACTACCACACTGGTGAGCAAGGGTCCGGAACTGCATTCCTCGAAGCTGACCCACGGAGTGGCCGTTCTGGCCACCGGCGGACGACCGTTCTCCACCTCTGAATACCTTTATGGACAGAACCCGAATGTCCTTTGCTGGTTCGATCTCGACCACATGATGGCAGCAGCCCCGGAGCGGGTGAAAAACGCGCGGACGGCGGTCTTCATCCAATGCGTCGGATCAAGAGACTCTGAGAGACCATATTGCAGCAAGATCTGTTGCACGCACGCCGTAACCAGCGCCCTGCGGTTAAAAGAGATGAATCCGGAGATGGATGTTTTTATCCTCTATCGGGATATCAGGACCTACGGCGCCCGTGAGGATATATACCGTGAGGCGCGGCGGAAAGGAGTGCTGTTTGTCCGCTACGGCCTTGAGAATAAGCCGCTGGTTGAGGAAGTCGATGGAGAACTCAGGGTTACGGTGACTGACCATGTACTGGGGAGGCCGCTGGTCATCAGGCCTGATTTCATCACCCTGATGACCGCCATCATTCCGTCCGGCCACGAGGAACTGGCGAAAGTCTTCAAGGTCCCTACGAACGCGGAGGGATTCTTCTTCGAAGCGCACATGAAGCTGCGCCCGGTGGACTTTGCCACTGAAGGCCTGTTTGTCTGCGGGCTGGCACACTACCCTAAACCCATAGATGAAACCATAGCTCAGGCCCAGGCTGTAGCCGCCAGGGCCATGACTATTTTGTCCAAAGATGAGACCATCGCGGGCGGGGTGGTGGCCGAGGTGGACCAGGAGAACTGCGCGGCCTGCCTGACGTGTGTCCGCACCTGTCCTTATCACGTTCCGTTTATTAACCGCCACGGAGTGTCTGAAATCGATGCCGCGAAGTGCCAGGGCTGCGGGTGTTGCGCATCTGAATGTCCCGCGAGCGCGATAACGATGCATCACTTTACGGATGAGGAGATCGCGGCGAAGGTGGGGGCCCTGTTTAAATAA
- a CDS encoding glutamate synthase-related protein, protein MNAALQSETGPEGTAHVGRPEVRVTPSRFRNAIGKYIVRRSKECIACGKCAEICPYGVHEFAGKTMARPKDYRCIGAACENNDFYCVRQCPQNALSVRLNPILEVLGDKRWTPELLISTWYMAETGEVPPGDIEYKTGDSGGGFDRIEFCFPSGREPDAVPDDEVSLRIPLNRRKDGRPEVEIDMPVYGGGMSYGSISLSVMIARARAYQAWNSFTCTGEGGYPEELYPYDDHVITQVATGLFGVREDTIQRVRIVEFKYAQGAKPGLGGHLLGDKVTPAVAKMREAVPGNALFSPFPFHSVYSVEDHKKHVDWIKHINPRALVSVKVSTPTDVDMVAVGSYHAGANIIHLDGSYGGTGAAPDIAKKNIAMPIEYAIVKVHNFLKEEGIRDEMTLIVSGGIRTAYDVAKAIALGADGVVVGTSEMVAVECIRCAACESGRGCARGIATTDPELSKLIDEDWATQRLINLFAAWRRQLIEILRKLGMRDIRELVGRTDCLKHLDYE, encoded by the coding sequence ATGAACGCAGCCTTGCAATCAGAAACCGGACCGGAGGGGACTGCTCACGTTGGCAGGCCGGAGGTAAGGGTTACGCCGTCACGCTTCCGAAATGCCATCGGTAAGTACATAGTCCGCCGGAGTAAGGAGTGTATAGCGTGTGGCAAGTGTGCCGAGATTTGCCCGTACGGCGTGCATGAATTCGCCGGCAAGACGATGGCGCGTCCTAAAGATTATCGCTGTATCGGGGCCGCCTGTGAGAATAATGATTTCTACTGTGTTCGTCAGTGCCCGCAGAACGCCCTTTCCGTCCGGTTGAATCCGATACTGGAAGTACTCGGCGATAAAAGGTGGACGCCTGAACTCCTTATTAGCACCTGGTATATGGCGGAGACCGGCGAGGTACCTCCGGGGGATATCGAGTATAAAACAGGAGATTCCGGGGGCGGTTTTGACCGTATCGAGTTCTGCTTTCCTTCCGGGAGGGAACCGGACGCGGTCCCGGATGACGAGGTTTCCCTTCGTATCCCGTTAAATAGACGCAAGGACGGTCGTCCGGAGGTAGAGATTGATATGCCGGTGTACGGAGGCGGCATGTCGTATGGGTCGATCAGTCTGTCCGTCATGATCGCGCGGGCCAGGGCGTACCAGGCATGGAACTCCTTTACCTGCACGGGCGAGGGGGGGTATCCGGAGGAGCTTTACCCCTACGATGACCACGTGATTACCCAGGTGGCCACCGGTCTGTTTGGCGTGCGGGAAGATACCATCCAGCGGGTGCGCATCGTAGAGTTCAAATACGCCCAGGGGGCGAAGCCGGGGTTGGGGGGCCACCTCCTGGGTGACAAAGTGACGCCTGCCGTGGCCAAGATGCGTGAGGCGGTGCCGGGGAACGCCCTGTTTTCACCGTTCCCATTCCACAGTGTCTATTCCGTGGAAGATCACAAAAAACACGTGGACTGGATTAAACATATCAATCCCAGGGCGTTGGTGTCTGTAAAGGTGTCCACTCCTACCGACGTGGACATGGTCGCGGTGGGTAGTTACCATGCCGGCGCCAATATCATCCATTTGGACGGAAGTTACGGGGGGACGGGCGCTGCTCCGGACATTGCCAAGAAGAATATTGCGATGCCGATCGAATACGCGATCGTGAAAGTGCACAACTTCCTCAAGGAAGAAGGGATTCGGGATGAGATGACTTTGATTGTGAGCGGCGGCATTCGTACCGCGTACGATGTGGCGAAGGCCATTGCACTCGGTGCGGACGGTGTGGTGGTGGGGACCTCCGAGATGGTGGCGGTGGAATGTATTCGCTGTGCGGCCTGCGAAAGCGGCCGGGGCTGTGCCAGAGGAATCGCTACTACCGATCCCGAGCTTTCCAAATTGATCGATGAAGACTGGGCCACTCAGAGGCTGATAAACCTCTTTGCCGCCTGGAGACGCCAGTTGATAGAGATCCTTAGAAAACTGGGGATGCGAGATATTCGAGAACTGGTGGGAAGAACCGATTGTTTGAAACACCTAGACTATGAATAA
- a CDS encoding hydrogenase iron-sulfur subunit, whose amino-acid sequence MSENFEPRIVAFCCQYCSYSAADLAGSMRLSYPPNVKVVLVPCTGRVDPLHILRTIEDGADGVCVAGCLEGDCHFLEGNFKAKKRVAYVQRILHEAGVEDARVRMFNIAASDGPGFAEAARMMTETIRALGPNPLSTKTEKMSEEL is encoded by the coding sequence ATGTCTGAGAACTTTGAACCACGCATTGTAGCCTTTTGTTGCCAATATTGTTCGTATTCGGCCGCAGATCTGGCAGGCTCTATGAGGCTTTCCTATCCACCCAATGTTAAAGTGGTGCTCGTTCCGTGTACGGGCCGTGTCGATCCGCTCCATATCCTGAGAACGATTGAGGATGGTGCGGATGGCGTCTGTGTGGCCGGTTGCCTGGAAGGAGACTGCCATTTTCTGGAGGGGAATTTCAAGGCCAAGAAGCGGGTGGCCTACGTGCAGAGAATTCTGCATGAGGCCGGCGTAGAGGACGCGCGGGTGAGGATGTTCAATATCGCGGCCTCGGATGGGCCGGGTTTTGCTGAGGCGGCCAGGATGATGACCGAAACGATCAGGGCGTTGGGCCCAAACCCCCTGTCGACAAAGACCGAGAAGATGTCTGAGGAATTATAG
- a CDS encoding methylenetetrahydrofolate reductase, translating to MKAGSNLERLLRSGQFTITAEFVPPATGDRGLIERQARYFKGHVDAVNVADNMGAVVGTASWAVSRALLDLGLEPIMSLVTRDRNRIALQSDLLGASLLGIRNVFCTTGEHQKFGDHPEALNVYDIDSVQLVNAVRGLSGSGKLLGGAVCDKAGPFFVGAAANPFGDPADFMILRLGQKVRAGADFIQSQPVFDPEKFGHWVRLAREEGLIEKCFILATVMPLRSAREARAIHEKRRGVEISQDIMTRLEGVPEPEQAREGLRICAEQMQALKEMKGVQGVHIMSAGREEVIPELIKESGLETARARD from the coding sequence ATGAAGGCAGGAAGCAACCTCGAAAGGCTCTTGAGAAGCGGCCAGTTTACGATCACTGCCGAATTTGTCCCGCCCGCGACGGGAGACCGGGGGTTAATTGAACGGCAGGCCCGTTACTTTAAAGGTCATGTGGATGCCGTAAACGTGGCGGACAATATGGGCGCCGTGGTAGGTACGGCGAGCTGGGCGGTATCCAGGGCGCTCCTGGACCTGGGTCTGGAACCGATCATGTCTTTGGTCACGCGTGACCGGAACCGCATCGCCCTGCAGAGTGACCTCCTGGGGGCCTCGCTCCTGGGCATTCGAAATGTCTTCTGTACCACCGGCGAACATCAGAAATTTGGAGATCACCCTGAGGCCCTGAACGTCTATGATATCGACTCCGTGCAACTCGTGAACGCGGTGAGAGGACTGTCCGGCAGCGGGAAACTGCTGGGAGGGGCGGTGTGTGATAAGGCGGGGCCATTCTTCGTAGGCGCGGCAGCCAACCCGTTCGGTGATCCGGCCGATTTTATGATCCTTCGCCTGGGTCAAAAAGTGAGGGCTGGAGCGGATTTTATTCAGTCCCAACCTGTTTTCGATCCGGAGAAGTTCGGGCATTGGGTGCGACTGGCGAGAGAAGAAGGCCTTATTGAAAAGTGCTTCATCCTGGCTACGGTAATGCCGCTCCGGTCCGCGCGTGAGGCCCGGGCGATTCATGAGAAGAGACGTGGCGTTGAGATTTCCCAGGACATTATGACCCGTCTGGAAGGCGTGCCGGAGCCGGAGCAGGCGCGGGAAGGGCTTAGAATCTGTGCCGAGCAGATGCAGGCCCTCAAAGAGATGAAAGGTGTTCAGGGTGTTCATATCATGAGCGCGGGGCGGGAAGAAGTGATCCCTGAACTAATTAAGGAAAGCGGCCTGGAGACGGCGCGAGCAAGGGACTAG
- a CDS encoding methylenetetrahydrofolate reductase C-terminal domain-containing protein, translating into MIIAERKPIKELLEMLVGHDHVLLVGCKGCVTVCNAGGVREVGVLASALRIARRRQGRPIGIDEMTLDRQCEPEFISWLEEPLREKGYTAVMSAACSVGPQYIAERFDRVAVMPALNTKFIGGTLEHGVWAEFCRACGNCGIHNFGGLCPITRCSKGLLHGPCAGSSGSKCEVRPEVDCIWHLIYQRMKNLGQIEKLKALKPAKDWSGYWSGGVRRVVREDLTL; encoded by the coding sequence ATGATTATCGCAGAACGGAAGCCGATTAAGGAATTGCTTGAGATGCTCGTCGGGCACGACCATGTGCTCCTGGTGGGATGTAAGGGGTGCGTGACGGTATGTAATGCGGGCGGGGTAAGAGAGGTCGGTGTACTGGCCTCGGCCCTCCGTATTGCCCGGAGGCGGCAGGGGAGACCGATCGGGATTGATGAGATGACGCTGGACCGGCAGTGTGAGCCGGAGTTTATCTCCTGGCTGGAGGAACCCTTACGGGAAAAGGGCTATACGGCGGTTATGTCTGCGGCCTGCAGCGTGGGGCCGCAATATATCGCGGAACGGTTTGACAGGGTGGCCGTTATGCCGGCATTGAACACCAAGTTCATCGGGGGAACGCTTGAGCACGGGGTCTGGGCCGAGTTTTGCCGGGCCTGTGGTAATTGCGGGATACACAATTTTGGAGGCCTATGCCCCATTACCCGGTGTTCCAAAGGACTCTTGCATGGTCCGTGCGCGGGATCGTCGGGGAGTAAATGTGAGGTGCGCCCGGAAGTGGATTGCATATGGCATCTCATTTATCAGCGTATGAAGAATCTCGGCCAGATTGAGAAACTCAAGGCCCTGAAGCCGGCCAAGGACTGGTCCGGCTACTGGAGCGGGGGCGTGCGCAGGGTTGTGCGGGAGGACTTAACGCTATGA
- a CDS encoding glutamate synthase-related protein, producing the protein MPKKYSIPTKTSPPRFTPIGKSTILDWEGGCLRCFKCVKRQCIYDVYNERTFDVRQMTDTIDSLCKNCLRCVQSCPGQVITKVVNAEYKRMGNSYWTPDIIRMQWFQAETGRIPVSGAGYGGPFSGPGFDDMWTDMSEIVRPTRDGIHGREYINTVVDLGRSLRYLRFDAAGHVVRDAPEKIEIPIPIILKDLPLGSLSESVFLAMAEAAQAMDTFMIAPVKGWKPYIEPYKTHLIPLLTEAEIDTHGELIRGVRIIEIQLSDVTEARVSRIRAAYPDVLIMVRMRLGERSGEEALALTRVGADILHLCADRDGNVESGNGIRFVKDVVRSVHMRLVEAGCRNEITLFASGGIAMAEHVAKGIIVGADAVAVDIPLLLALECRLCFRCEAGLSCPVEVENIHPEWGKNRILNLIAAWRNQLIEVLGAMGIREIRRLRGEVGRAMFFDDLERETFGRLFGKRKKRESVGN; encoded by the coding sequence TTGCCTAAGAAATACAGTATACCGACAAAGACATCACCCCCACGATTTACTCCTATCGGGAAGTCCACTATTTTAGACTGGGAGGGCGGCTGCCTTCGATGTTTTAAGTGCGTCAAACGCCAGTGTATCTATGACGTATATAATGAGCGTACATTTGATGTACGACAGATGACCGATACCATCGATTCGCTGTGTAAGAATTGTTTGCGGTGCGTGCAATCATGCCCGGGACAAGTCATCACCAAGGTCGTCAATGCAGAATATAAACGCATGGGAAACAGTTACTGGACGCCGGATATCATACGCATGCAGTGGTTTCAGGCGGAAACCGGGAGAATACCGGTGTCCGGGGCGGGGTATGGAGGGCCTTTTTCGGGGCCGGGGTTTGATGATATGTGGACGGATATGTCAGAGATTGTCCGTCCCACCCGCGACGGTATCCATGGACGTGAGTACATCAATACGGTCGTTGACCTGGGAAGATCACTTCGTTATCTCCGGTTTGACGCGGCGGGGCACGTGGTTAGGGATGCGCCCGAAAAGATCGAGATACCTATCCCCATCATACTTAAGGACCTGCCCCTGGGGAGTCTGAGTGAAAGCGTCTTTCTGGCCATGGCCGAAGCGGCGCAGGCTATGGATACATTCATGATAGCTCCGGTTAAGGGATGGAAACCTTACATCGAGCCTTATAAAACGCACCTTATCCCCTTGTTGACGGAGGCGGAGATTGACACGCACGGGGAACTCATCCGGGGCGTGCGGATTATAGAAATCCAGCTTTCCGACGTAACAGAGGCGCGGGTTTCCCGGATTAGAGCTGCTTATCCGGACGTGCTCATTATGGTGAGGATGCGGCTCGGTGAACGCAGCGGGGAAGAGGCCTTAGCGCTTACCCGGGTTGGTGCGGATATTTTGCATCTTTGCGCAGACAGGGATGGTAACGTGGAGTCCGGAAATGGGATCCGATTTGTCAAGGACGTGGTCCGTTCCGTACACATGAGACTGGTCGAGGCGGGCTGCCGGAACGAGATTACCCTTTTTGCGAGCGGCGGGATTGCCATGGCTGAGCACGTGGCCAAGGGTATTATCGTCGGGGCGGATGCCGTGGCCGTAGATATTCCCCTTTTGCTGGCCCTTGAGTGCCGCCTCTGTTTCCGCTGTGAAGCGGGACTGTCATGTCCGGTAGAGGTGGAGAATATTCATCCGGAATGGGGAAAGAACCGCATTCTTAATCTTATTGCGGCCTGGCGGAACCAGTTGATCGAGGTGCTCGGCGCCATGGGGATCCGGGAGATACGACGCCTGCGGGGAGAGGTCGGCCGGGCTATGTTTTTTGATGATCTCGAGAGGGAGACCTTCGGGAGACTTTTCGGCAAGAGAAAGAAAAGAGAGAGTGTAGGCAATTGA